One region of Jonesiaceae bacterium BS-20 genomic DNA includes:
- the rpmB gene encoding 50S ribosomal protein L28, which produces MAANCDVCAKGPSFGHTISHSHVRTKRRWNPNIQRVRAIVKGAPKRLNVCTSCLKAGKVTRNI; this is translated from the coding sequence GTGGCTGCTAACTGCGACGTCTGCGCAAAGGGCCCAAGCTTTGGGCACACCATCTCGCACTCGCACGTGCGCACGAAGCGCCGCTGGAACCCAAACATCCAGCGCGTTCGCGCAATCGTAAAGGGTGCTCCAAAGCGCCTCAACGTATGCACCTCATGCCTCAAGGCTGGCAAGGTGACCCGCAACATCTGA
- a CDS encoding GNAT family N-acetyltransferase, translating into MVEELEQIKIRPATPADAATIAQIHVDSWRQAYARYVPQTYLDSIEVSERQKMWSDVLAQPSTKVFMAETAGRALGFASVGPAKDEDAEPGDLTLYTMYLNQESWGLGVARRLMKHVDNLITEDVEMTLWVFAENTRARKFYERNGFKHDGVERLESFSGEYLTEMRYRK; encoded by the coding sequence ATGGTTGAGGAACTTGAACAGATCAAAATTCGGCCGGCCACCCCAGCCGATGCAGCAACAATCGCGCAGATTCACGTGGACTCGTGGCGCCAGGCATATGCGCGTTACGTACCCCAGACCTATCTGGACTCCATTGAGGTATCCGAACGCCAAAAAATGTGGAGCGATGTCCTAGCGCAGCCAAGCACCAAGGTGTTCATGGCTGAAACTGCAGGGCGCGCTCTTGGGTTTGCCTCGGTTGGCCCAGCAAAGGATGAAGACGCCGAACCCGGCGACCTCACCCTGTACACCATGTACTTGAACCAGGAGTCGTGGGGGCTCGGTGTCGCCCGCCGCCTGATGAAGCACGTCGACAACCTCATCACCGAGGATGTAGAAATGACGCTGTGGGTTTTTGCGGAAAACACCCGCGCACGCAAGTTCTACGAGCGCAACGGTTTCAAGCATGACGGCGTAGAACGTTTGGAAAGTTTCTCCGGTGAGTACCTGACGGAGATGCGCTACCGGAAGTGA
- a CDS encoding thiamine-phosphate kinase: MTNDRPLVRDFDESQLLATIFPLLPTNAYVQVGPGDDCAVITAPNNQFVVSTDILIENQHFKRNWSTGSDVGWRAAMQNLADIAAMGAVPTSVVLALGLPGDLEVAWVHDFYRGFIDACKTVGVAIVGGDLSASEVITVAVTVHGDMQSIPPVLRSGARPGDVVAHGGNLGWSAAGLALLSAGYAAAKVEHPSYPSGPSAVPGVDSVTRAISLFLRPQPVLTLGPVAARAGATALMDVSDGLLRDAGRIAAASNVGIDLALSTAYPKDREHLETVAEALGQEPQGQASLWRLSGGEDHGLLATFPNSDAVPHGFAVIGTVRADVTGQPRITIDGRSAAGLSQGWDHFR; encoded by the coding sequence GTGACCAATGATCGCCCGCTCGTACGGGACTTTGATGAATCCCAGCTTCTTGCCACTATCTTTCCGTTGCTCCCCACCAACGCGTATGTGCAGGTAGGACCCGGCGATGACTGTGCGGTCATAACCGCTCCCAATAATCAGTTTGTGGTCTCCACGGACATTCTCATAGAGAACCAGCATTTCAAACGGAACTGGTCTACGGGAAGTGACGTGGGCTGGCGGGCAGCCATGCAAAACCTTGCCGATATTGCTGCAATGGGTGCGGTCCCTACCTCGGTTGTCCTAGCGCTGGGTTTGCCGGGCGACCTTGAGGTTGCTTGGGTCCACGACTTTTACCGCGGGTTTATCGATGCCTGCAAGACAGTCGGGGTAGCGATCGTTGGTGGCGACCTGTCCGCAAGCGAGGTCATTACCGTAGCGGTCACGGTCCACGGCGACATGCAGTCAATTCCTCCGGTTCTACGCAGCGGAGCCCGTCCCGGTGACGTGGTTGCCCACGGCGGTAACCTGGGGTGGTCCGCGGCCGGCCTCGCTTTGCTTAGCGCGGGCTATGCAGCGGCTAAGGTAGAGCACCCGAGCTATCCGTCCGGTCCAAGTGCAGTGCCGGGTGTGGATTCGGTGACCCGGGCGATTAGTCTCTTCCTGCGCCCGCAGCCCGTTCTGACGCTGGGTCCCGTTGCCGCGCGGGCAGGAGCGACGGCGCTCATGGACGTATCTGATGGTTTGCTACGCGATGCCGGCCGGATTGCCGCTGCCAGCAACGTTGGCATTGACCTGGCTTTGTCGACGGCTTACCCCAAGGACCGCGAGCACTTGGAAACTGTGGCGGAAGCACTGGGGCAGGAGCCACAAGGACAGGCTAGTCTGTGGCGGTTGTCCGGAGGGGAGGACCACGGCCTGTTAGCCACCTTCCCCAATTCTGACGCTGTGCCGCACGGGTTTGCGGTGATCGGAACCGTGCGGGCAGACGTAACGGGCCAGCCGCGCATCACCATTGATGGAAGATCAGCGGCTGGCCTTTCCCAGGGGTGGGATCACTTCCGGTAG
- a CDS encoding DUF3515 family protein produces MSKRSFPALIAAGALVAMTGCAPTITVEAGPYATEPICAQVVLSLPKTVLDQQRVKASGQTTAAWGESGAAITFTCGVEPPSPTTQDCQSITVDVFGIPEVFDWISTETETGWTFTSYGREPAMQVQIPRSLEASQPTGALVDVASAVAYVEATHACL; encoded by the coding sequence GTGTCAAAAAGATCATTTCCTGCCCTGATCGCAGCCGGCGCCCTCGTGGCCATGACCGGATGCGCGCCAACGATCACCGTTGAAGCCGGTCCCTACGCCACGGAACCTATTTGCGCACAGGTAGTCCTTTCCCTGCCTAAGACCGTGCTGGATCAGCAACGAGTCAAGGCCAGTGGGCAGACCACCGCTGCTTGGGGCGAGTCCGGAGCAGCAATCACCTTTACCTGCGGGGTTGAGCCACCAAGCCCAACCACCCAGGACTGCCAATCCATCACCGTCGACGTGTTTGGTATTCCCGAGGTCTTCGACTGGATCTCCACGGAAACCGAAACAGGTTGGACCTTCACCAGTTATGGCCGCGAGCCCGCCATGCAGGTGCAGATTCCACGTTCTTTGGAGGCCTCCCAGCCAACCGGTGCGCTGGTTGATGTGGCATCCGCTGTTGCCTATGTTGAAGCAACCCACGCCTGCCTGTAG
- a CDS encoding D-alanine--D-alanine ligase family protein: protein MSTSQTDAATAAHLPDPDAKTRVLVLYGGRSGEHSISCITASGVMGAIDRTRYEVIPVGITTAGKWVVGVEDPGAQRATPDTLPTVADSGAEVLFPLTVGNNELRVLEDGNVRSLGRFDVVFPLLHGPFGEDGTLQGMLELADTPYVGTGVLASAAGMDKHYMKIVFEGHGLPVSPYVTVLPGQWATDQEAIINRVEQLSMPLFVKPARAGSSLGITRVTDLAQLDDAIAFATKHDPKVIIEQGLHGREIECAVLGGRDGGPARASLPGEIVVTGPDNDFYDFEAKYLASQSAELSCPADLPAIVIAQVQEIAIKAFESLGGEGLSRVDVFVEPNGDVVINEINTMPGFTPISMYPRMWERSGLAYADLLTELIELALSRPVGLR from the coding sequence ATGTCCACATCCCAGACAGACGCTGCCACGGCCGCGCACCTTCCCGATCCTGACGCCAAGACCCGTGTTCTAGTTTTGTACGGCGGACGTTCCGGGGAGCACTCCATTTCCTGTATTACTGCCTCGGGAGTCATGGGGGCGATTGATCGCACCCGCTACGAGGTCATCCCCGTTGGTATTACCACCGCGGGTAAATGGGTTGTTGGTGTCGAAGACCCGGGTGCCCAGCGCGCAACCCCAGATACCTTGCCTACGGTTGCCGACAGCGGCGCTGAGGTGCTGTTCCCACTCACCGTGGGGAATAACGAGCTGCGGGTCTTAGAAGACGGCAATGTGCGGTCCCTGGGCCGGTTTGACGTTGTCTTCCCACTCCTGCACGGGCCATTTGGTGAAGATGGGACCCTGCAGGGCATGCTCGAGCTGGCGGACACCCCATACGTTGGAACCGGCGTGCTCGCATCGGCTGCGGGTATGGACAAGCACTACATGAAGATTGTGTTCGAAGGCCACGGCCTGCCGGTATCTCCCTATGTCACGGTTCTTCCGGGACAGTGGGCCACCGACCAAGAAGCGATCATAAACCGGGTTGAACAGCTCAGCATGCCGCTCTTTGTGAAGCCTGCACGGGCCGGTTCTTCATTGGGCATTACCCGGGTAACGGACCTAGCTCAGCTTGATGACGCAATCGCCTTTGCTACCAAGCATGACCCTAAGGTCATCATTGAGCAGGGCCTGCACGGGCGTGAAATCGAATGCGCGGTCCTTGGTGGCCGCGACGGTGGACCGGCTCGGGCATCGCTTCCGGGCGAAATCGTGGTCACCGGGCCCGACAATGACTTCTACGACTTTGAAGCAAAATACCTGGCCAGCCAATCCGCTGAACTCTCCTGCCCGGCGGACCTACCGGCAATTGTGATTGCCCAGGTCCAAGAGATTGCGATCAAGGCCTTTGAATCCCTTGGCGGCGAGGGCCTGTCCCGCGTGGATGTGTTTGTTGAACCAAACGGCGACGTGGTGATCAATGAAATCAACACCATGCCGGGATTCACCCCCATCTCGATGTACCCGCGCATGTGGGAACGCAGTGGGCTGGCCTACGCCGACCTGCTGACCGAGCTCATTGAACTTGCCCTGAGCCGCCCGGTTGGACTGCGCTAA
- a CDS encoding PLP-dependent transferase produces the protein MTAETNNVTSNSQVSPQTPILGGAGSQNSASSPVLAPATIAVSSGRPPRFEGQPVNPPVVLSSTYFSTGPVSPDRPLYTRMGTETWDPFERAVADLEGAALPGVVFGSGMAAIAAVLALVPAHGKVVLPRHSYQVTLGMAHDLSERYGVEVALVDVADTAQCAAAFAGATLVLLESPTNPMLEVGDLPALIAAAHAAGALVAVDNTFATPLVQRPLLSGADVVIHSATKYLAGHSDVVLGIAVTNDQHLLDTIRGYRTMHGAIAGPFEVWLALRGLRTLALRVERAGANALELAKRLQTHPKVKEVRFPGLDSDPGFEVASRTMAGFGAIIGLIPQGGQSAADALVDLVNLWLPATSLGGVESTLERRRRFGTESQTVPVDLIRMSVGIEDVEDLWADLDQALAHL, from the coding sequence ATGACCGCCGAAACGAACAACGTCACATCCAATTCGCAAGTTTCACCGCAAACTCCAATTTTAGGTGGCGCAGGGTCACAAAATAGTGCTTCTTCTCCCGTGCTTGCTCCCGCCACGATCGCGGTCAGTTCAGGCCGTCCACCCCGGTTCGAGGGCCAGCCTGTTAATCCACCGGTGGTACTGTCCTCGACCTACTTTTCTACCGGACCGGTGAGCCCGGATAGGCCGCTTTACACTCGGATGGGCACTGAGACTTGGGACCCGTTTGAGCGGGCAGTTGCTGATTTGGAAGGCGCGGCCCTACCCGGTGTGGTCTTTGGCTCTGGCATGGCCGCCATCGCCGCGGTCCTTGCCCTCGTGCCGGCCCACGGCAAGGTTGTCCTTCCCCGCCACTCGTACCAGGTCACCCTTGGTATGGCTCATGATCTCAGTGAGCGCTACGGCGTTGAGGTGGCGTTGGTCGACGTTGCGGATACCGCACAGTGTGCCGCGGCTTTTGCAGGCGCAACGTTGGTACTGCTCGAGTCCCCCACCAACCCCATGCTCGAGGTTGGGGACCTGCCCGCCCTCATTGCCGCCGCGCACGCCGCAGGAGCCCTTGTGGCGGTTGATAACACCTTTGCTACCCCGTTGGTCCAGCGCCCACTGCTCAGCGGCGCAGACGTGGTTATTCACTCGGCTACCAAGTACCTCGCCGGGCACTCGGATGTGGTTTTGGGCATCGCGGTGACCAACGATCAGCACCTGCTGGATACGATTCGCGGCTACCGCACCATGCACGGCGCGATTGCCGGCCCGTTTGAGGTGTGGCTGGCCCTACGCGGGTTACGCACCTTGGCGTTGCGAGTCGAGCGGGCGGGTGCCAATGCACTTGAGTTGGCAAAGCGCCTGCAGACCCATCCCAAGGTCAAGGAGGTCCGGTTCCCCGGGCTGGATTCAGACCCGGGCTTTGAGGTGGCGTCCCGGACCATGGCCGGGTTTGGGGCCATCATCGGGCTTATTCCGCAGGGTGGGCAAAGCGCTGCCGATGCCTTAGTCGACTTAGTCAATCTGTGGCTGCCCGCAACGAGCTTGGGTGGGGTTGAATCCACGCTTGAGCGGCGCCGGCGGTTTGGGACCGAGTCGCAAACGGTTCCCGTCGATCTCATTCGCATGAGCGTTGGAATCGAGGACGTTGAAGATCTTTGGGCAGACCTCGACCAAGCTTTAGCTCACCTCTAG
- a CDS encoding NAD(P)H-dependent glycerol-3-phosphate dehydrogenase, with protein MIATVLGTGAWGTTFAQVMADAGVTVRIWGRDAATALEINTEHTNTKRLAGVTLSPQIWATTDPVQALADADLVVVAIPSQSARTILAPIAKLVPDHAIAVSLMKGVELGTDQRMSEVLCESLGIDLDRVVVVSGPNLAGEIAAKQPTATVVSGTNEHNVKVVADACSNSYFRPYTNLDLVGVELCGAVKNVIAVAVGMAQGRGFGHNTTATIITRGLAEITRLGLALGADRETFPGLAGMGDLMATCASPLSRNHTLGKHMGRGLTLEQAIVETGGTAEGVKSCASVAQLAKRVGVEMPITDAVVAVLHEGLPIEDMTAMLLSRPKKAEGTQA; from the coding sequence ATGATTGCAACGGTTTTGGGAACGGGTGCTTGGGGTACCACGTTCGCTCAAGTGATGGCGGACGCGGGCGTCACCGTGCGTATTTGGGGCCGGGACGCTGCTACCGCGCTGGAAATTAACACCGAGCACACCAACACCAAGCGGTTGGCGGGGGTGACGCTTTCCCCTCAGATCTGGGCAACTACTGATCCGGTGCAGGCACTTGCTGACGCGGACTTGGTAGTGGTGGCGATTCCGTCCCAGAGCGCACGGACTATTTTGGCCCCCATTGCCAAGCTTGTCCCTGACCATGCGATTGCGGTTTCCCTCATGAAGGGCGTGGAACTCGGAACCGACCAGCGTATGAGCGAGGTGTTGTGCGAGTCCTTAGGCATTGATTTGGACCGGGTCGTGGTTGTCTCGGGACCAAACCTAGCCGGTGAGATTGCCGCCAAGCAGCCGACCGCAACGGTCGTTTCCGGAACCAATGAGCACAACGTCAAGGTAGTTGCTGACGCCTGCTCCAACTCTTACTTCCGCCCGTACACCAACCTTGACCTCGTGGGCGTGGAGCTTTGCGGAGCGGTCAAAAACGTCATTGCCGTGGCAGTGGGTATGGCGCAGGGACGCGGATTTGGGCACAACACGACCGCGACCATCATCACCCGAGGTCTGGCAGAGATCACGCGGTTGGGCTTGGCGCTGGGCGCCGACCGTGAGACATTCCCGGGCCTTGCCGGCATGGGCGACCTCATGGCCACGTGTGCCTCACCGCTGTCGCGCAACCACACTTTGGGCAAACACATGGGCCGTGGGCTCACCTTGGAACAGGCGATTGTTGAGACGGGTGGAACCGCAGAGGGTGTGAAATCCTGTGCCTCGGTTGCCCAGCTTGCTAAGCGCGTGGGCGTAGAAATGCCCATTACCGATGCCGTTGTTGCGGTCCTGCATGAGGGCCTGCCAATCGAAGACATGACCGCGATGCTGCTTTCGCGGCCCAAGAAGGCCGAGGGCACCCAGGCCTGA
- a CDS encoding lysophospholipid acyltransferase family protein, translated as MTDSQLPLMAEKHKEKPFAYRIAGFIVKPLMTLITKRRWSGVENIPSQGGFLAVGNHASNLDALTFAHFLYNSGRPGRILAKHSLWKIPVLKWLLEGTQMIPVKRGSTQARESIVIAQQRLELGYCVAVFPEGTHTREPNGWPMQAHTGVARMALNSKVPVIPIAQWGATQIWPRGTALPKPLPRKATQVRAGAPVDLSDLYDQPLDSKILREATDRIMWAITHMLEEMRGETAPPEFYGAKK; from the coding sequence GTGACTGACTCTCAACTGCCCTTGATGGCGGAAAAACACAAGGAAAAGCCCTTTGCGTACCGCATAGCCGGTTTCATTGTGAAGCCTTTGATGACCCTGATTACCAAGAGACGGTGGTCGGGAGTGGAGAATATCCCAAGTCAGGGCGGGTTCTTAGCGGTGGGTAATCACGCCTCGAACCTTGATGCACTCACGTTTGCGCACTTTTTGTATAACTCGGGTAGGCCGGGCCGGATCCTTGCTAAGCATTCGCTGTGGAAGATTCCGGTGCTCAAATGGCTCCTTGAGGGTACGCAGATGATCCCGGTCAAGCGGGGATCCACCCAGGCGCGGGAGTCGATCGTGATTGCGCAGCAGCGCCTTGAGCTGGGCTACTGTGTTGCGGTGTTCCCGGAAGGCACACACACGCGGGAACCCAACGGCTGGCCCATGCAGGCCCACACCGGAGTGGCCCGGATGGCGCTGAACTCTAAGGTTCCTGTTATTCCAATCGCGCAGTGGGGTGCCACGCAGATTTGGCCGCGCGGGACCGCATTGCCAAAACCACTTCCACGCAAGGCCACCCAGGTCCGTGCTGGGGCGCCCGTTGATTTGTCCGACCTGTACGACCAGCCATTAGATTCTAAGATCCTGCGTGAGGCAACCGACCGGATCATGTGGGCGATTACGCACATGCTCGAGGAGATGCGTGGGGAAACCGCGCCACCAGAGTTTTACGGCGCAAAGAAGTAG